The Puntigrus tetrazona isolate hp1 unplaced genomic scaffold, ASM1883169v1 S000000283, whole genome shotgun sequence genome contains a region encoding:
- the LOC122333563 gene encoding testis-expressed protein 47 isoform X3 — translation MEEQTQSFRAAGDDESSLFHLRLMKRRHKHRDGELKFLLHRLTVIGRLSCAAADRRTVADHYESLTLGLQRTRSGEDVSGLLLLYPRHALLVIECSTEALLSVLQDLRHMEENSGPVLEPRILLVSHDLPSRLFQRWSYKLLDESDSRRTLVSEEQSPEKVLSDTLHQVLRLGQHLFNKTHLTTVIPDEALKDASLPPQAAVSRLLRMEALLSPARYISAYHSPLHQRLDSESVWPAVEPLRII, via the exons ATGGAGGAGCAGACGCAGAGCTTCAGAGCCGCAGGAGACGATGAGAGCAGTCTGTTTCACCTCCGTCTGATGAAGcgcagacacaaacacagagacggAGAGCTG AAGTTCCTGTTACACAGGCTGACCGTGATTGGCCGTCTCTCGTGTGCGGCGGCTGACAGGAGGACGGTGGCAG ATCATTACGAGAGTCTGACGCTCGGCCTGCAGAGGACTCGCTCTGGAGAAGACGTCAGCGGTCTCCTGCTGCTCTACCCTCGACACGCACTGCTCGTCATCGAG TGTTCGACTGAAGCTCTGCTGTCTGTCCTGCAAGACCTGAGACACATGGAGGAAAACAG CGGCCCGGTCCTGGAGCCCCGAATCCTGCTGGTGTCCCACGACCTTCCCAGCAGACTCTTCCAGCGCTGGAGCTACAAGCTTCTGGACGAGTCTGACAGCCGGAGGACGCTCGTCTCAGAAGAACAGAGCCCTGAGAAAGTCCTGAGCGACACCCTCCATCAGGTCCTGAGACTCGGACAGCACCTCTTCAACAAAACACACCTGACCACG GTGATTCCGGATGAGGCGCTGAAGGACGCGTCACTTCCTCCTCAGGCCGCGGTGTCTCGTCTGCTCCGGATGGAGGCGCTGTTGAGTCCTGCGCGTTACATCAGCGCGTATCATTCACCGTTACACCAGCGCCTGGACTCCG AATCTGTGTGGCCTGCAGTGGAACCTCTTAGGATTATTTGA
- the LOC122333561 gene encoding cytochrome P450 4F3: MTGLTGFLSGCSVFGVLALSAAALLCALATRLAVKRRALRRFSQPPKRNWLLGHMGLMGHNEEGLQAVDDLVRRYGHSCAWYLGPFYDMVRLFHPDYVKSLLTASANITFKDKIFYGFMKPWLGHCLLLQSGQEWLRHRRLLTPAFHFDILKKYVHIFNQSTNIMHAKWRLLLAEGTAGLDMFEHMSSMTLDSLLKCTFSCDSHCQGKPSEYISAILDLSKLLVQRQHYLPYHWDWLYWRSEPGRRFREACDVVHRFTSKIVQDRRAQLDRAQSQEDLDYTGGYRKKDTDLIDLLLLSKDENGEGLTNEEIQAHADMFMFAGHDTTASALAWIFYNLATHQEHQERCRAEIRSVLRSGDEDDISWEDLSQLPFTTMCIKESLRLHSPVLALTRYYSQDMKTPGDRVIPRGCLSLISIYGIHRNPEVWPDPEVYDPNRFDPENSHKRSPHSFIPFSAGPRNCIGQNFAMAEIKVVVAQTLSRFRILPGPRPARRLYQLVLRAEGGLLLNIETLRDQQ; this comes from the exons ATGACGGGTCTGACCGGGTTCCTGTCCGGTTGCTCGGTGTTCGGGGTCCTCGCGCTCTCCGCCGCCGCGCTCCTGTGCGCGCTCGCGACGCGTCTCGCGGTCAAACGGCGCGCGCTGCGACGCTTCAGTCAGCCGCCGAAGAGAAACTGGCTCTTGGGGCACATGGGGCTA ATGGGCCATAACGAGGAGGGCCTGCAGGCCGTGGACGATCTGGTCCGGAGGTACGGTCACTCCTGTGCCTGGTATCTGGGTCCGTTTTACGACATGGTCCGGCTTTTCCACCCGGACTACGTTAAATCCCTTCTGACAGCCTCGG CAAACATTACTTTCAAAGACAAGATCTTTTATGGGTTTATGAAACCTTGGTTGG GTCACTGTCTTCTGCTGCAGAGCGGTCAGGAATGGTTACGTCATCGGAGACTCCTGACTCCTGCGTTCCACTTCGACATCCTCAAAAAATACGTTCACATCTTCAACCAGTCCACCAACATCATGCA tgctaagtGGCGCCTCCTGCTGGCCGAGGGGACGGCCGGTCTGGACATGTTTGAGCACATGAGCTCCATGACTCTGGACAGTCTTCTCAAATGCACCTTCAGCTGCGACAGTCACTGTCAGGG GAAGCCCAGCGAGTATATCTCAGCTATTCTGGATCTGTCCAAGCTGCTGGTCCAGAGGCAGCACTACCTGCCCTATCACTGGGACTGGCTGTACTGGCGCTCGGAGCCGGGCCGGCGCTTCCGCGAGGCCTGCGACGTCGTCCACCGCTTCACCTCCAAGATCGTCCAAGACCGGCGCGCTCAGCTCGACCGAGCCCAGAGCCAGGAGGACCTGGACTACACCGGAGGATACAGGAAGAAAGACACGGACCTCATCGACTTACTGCTGCTCTCCAAG GACGAGAACGGCGAGGGCCTCACGAACGAGGAGATCCAGGCTCACGCTGACATGTTCATGTTCGCCG GTCACGACACCACCGCCAGCGCCCTCGCCTGGATCTTCTACAACCTGGCAACCCATCAGGAGCATCAAGAGCGCTGCCGAGCCGAAATCAGATCGGTGCTGAGGAGCGGAGATGAGGACGACATCAGCTg GGAGGATCTGAGTCAGCTGCCCTTCACCACCATGTGCATCAAAGAGAGTCTGAGACTCCACTCGCCCGTGCTGGCGCTCACCCGCTACTACTCACAAGACATGAAGACGCCTGGAGACCGCGTCATTCCACGGG GGTGTCTCAGTTTGATCAGTATTTATGGAATCCATCGAAATCCTGAAGTCTGGCCGGATCCTGAG GTTTATGACCCAAACCGCTTCGACCCGGAGAACTCACACAAACGCTCACCTCACTCCTTCATTCCCTTCTCAGCGGGacccag GAACTGCATCGGGCAGAACTTTGCGATGGCGGAGATCAAGGTGGTGGTGGCGCAGACTCTGTCGCGGTTCCGGATCCTGCCGGGCCCCAGACCGGCGCGCCGTCTCTATCAGCTGGTGCTGAGGGCCGAGGGGGGCCTGCTGCTGAACATCGAGACACTCAGGGACCAGCAATGA
- the LOC122333563 gene encoding testis-expressed protein 47 isoform X2, which produces MASRDLDAEFVRSALEDRESLFHRLMEKHRTGRKKFLLHRLTVIGRLSCAAADRRTVADHYESLTLGLQRTRSGEDVSGLLLLYPRHALLVIECSTEALLSVLQDLRHMEENSGPVLEPRILLVSHDLPSRLFQRWSYKLLDESDSRRTLVSEEQSPEKVLSDTLHQVLRLGQHLFNKTHLTTVIPDEALKDASLPPQAAVSRLLRMEALLSPARYISAYHSPLHQRLDSGNARYFLLKGTVRPKIKIAIIYSPSSSFMSYEFLSSVVSADIFL; this is translated from the exons ATGGCTTCACGGGATCTGGACGCAGAGTTTGTCAGATCGGCGCTGGAGGACAGAGAGTCTCTGTTCCACCGGCTCATGGAGAAACACAGGACTGGCAGAAAG AAGTTCCTGTTACACAGGCTGACCGTGATTGGCCGTCTCTCGTGTGCGGCGGCTGACAGGAGGACGGTGGCAG ATCATTACGAGAGTCTGACGCTCGGCCTGCAGAGGACTCGCTCTGGAGAAGACGTCAGCGGTCTCCTGCTGCTCTACCCTCGACACGCACTGCTCGTCATCGAG TGTTCGACTGAAGCTCTGCTGTCTGTCCTGCAAGACCTGAGACACATGGAGGAAAACAG CGGCCCGGTCCTGGAGCCCCGAATCCTGCTGGTGTCCCACGACCTTCCCAGCAGACTCTTCCAGCGCTGGAGCTACAAGCTTCTGGACGAGTCTGACAGCCGGAGGACGCTCGTCTCAGAAGAACAGAGCCCTGAGAAAGTCCTGAGCGACACCCTCCATCAGGTCCTGAGACTCGGACAGCACCTCTTCAACAAAACACACCTGACCACG GTGATTCCGGATGAGGCGCTGAAGGACGCGTCACTTCCTCCTCAGGCCGCGGTGTCTCGTCTGCTCCGGATGGAGGCGCTGTTGAGTCCTGCGCGTTACATCAGCGCGTATCATTCACCGTTACACCAGCGCCTGGACTCCGGTAACGCGCGTTACTTTctgcttaaagggacagttcgccctaaaattaaaatcgctatcatttactcaccctcgagtagctTTATGAgttatgagtttctttcttctgttgtgAGCGCAGACATATTTTTATAG
- the LOC122333563 gene encoding testis-expressed protein 47 isoform X1: MEEQTQSFRAAGDDESSLFHLRLMKRRHKHRDGELKFLLHRLTVIGRLSCAAADRRTVADHYESLTLGLQRTRSGEDVSGLLLLYPRHALLVIECSTEALLSVLQDLRHMEENSGPVLEPRILLVSHDLPSRLFQRWSYKLLDESDSRRTLVSEEQSPEKVLSDTLHQVLRLGQHLFNKTHLTTVIPDEALKDASLPPQAAVSRLLRMEALLSPARYISAYHSPLHQRLDSGNARYFLLKGTVRPKIKIAIIYSPSSSFMSYEFLSSVVSADIFL, translated from the exons ATGGAGGAGCAGACGCAGAGCTTCAGAGCCGCAGGAGACGATGAGAGCAGTCTGTTTCACCTCCGTCTGATGAAGcgcagacacaaacacagagacggAGAGCTG AAGTTCCTGTTACACAGGCTGACCGTGATTGGCCGTCTCTCGTGTGCGGCGGCTGACAGGAGGACGGTGGCAG ATCATTACGAGAGTCTGACGCTCGGCCTGCAGAGGACTCGCTCTGGAGAAGACGTCAGCGGTCTCCTGCTGCTCTACCCTCGACACGCACTGCTCGTCATCGAG TGTTCGACTGAAGCTCTGCTGTCTGTCCTGCAAGACCTGAGACACATGGAGGAAAACAG CGGCCCGGTCCTGGAGCCCCGAATCCTGCTGGTGTCCCACGACCTTCCCAGCAGACTCTTCCAGCGCTGGAGCTACAAGCTTCTGGACGAGTCTGACAGCCGGAGGACGCTCGTCTCAGAAGAACAGAGCCCTGAGAAAGTCCTGAGCGACACCCTCCATCAGGTCCTGAGACTCGGACAGCACCTCTTCAACAAAACACACCTGACCACG GTGATTCCGGATGAGGCGCTGAAGGACGCGTCACTTCCTCCTCAGGCCGCGGTGTCTCGTCTGCTCCGGATGGAGGCGCTGTTGAGTCCTGCGCGTTACATCAGCGCGTATCATTCACCGTTACACCAGCGCCTGGACTCCGGTAACGCGCGTTACTTTctgcttaaagggacagttcgccctaaaattaaaatcgctatcatttactcaccctcgagtagctTTATGAgttatgagtttctttcttctgttgtgAGCGCAGACATATTTTTATAG